In Gammaproteobacteria bacterium, the following proteins share a genomic window:
- the aroC gene encoding chorismate synthase, with translation MSGNTFGKLFAVTSCGESHGPGLLCIVDGCPPGMELSEEDIQQDVERRRTGKSRHTSQRREPDQVQILSGLFEGRTTGAPIGLLVHNVDQKPKDYRKIANSFRPGHADYTYQQKYGFRDYRGGGRSSARETVMRVAAGAIARKYLASQYSISIAGFLAQIGPLVLDPVDLGSVDDNPFFCADPARVDELEKFMDALRKSGDSIGARVNVVARGVPAGLGEPVFDKLDADIARAMMGINAVKGVEIGAGFRSVEQKGTEHRDEIHPDGFASNHAGGTLGGISSGQDILVSMALKPTSSLRLPCASIDVEGNPVEVVTTGRHDPCVGLRATPIAEAMLALVLMDHILRHRAQNAGVISPTPTIPAGSGPY, from the coding sequence CAAACTGTTTGCCGTCACCAGCTGCGGCGAAAGCCATGGGCCTGGCCTGTTGTGCATCGTCGACGGCTGCCCGCCCGGCATGGAGTTGAGCGAGGAGGACATCCAGCAGGACGTCGAGCGTCGGCGTACCGGCAAGTCACGCCACACCAGCCAGCGCCGCGAACCGGACCAGGTGCAGATCCTGTCCGGACTCTTCGAAGGGCGGACGACCGGTGCGCCGATCGGTTTGCTGGTTCACAACGTCGACCAGAAACCAAAGGACTATCGCAAAATAGCCAACAGTTTTCGTCCGGGTCACGCGGACTACACCTACCAGCAGAAATATGGTTTCCGCGATTATCGTGGCGGTGGTCGCTCGTCGGCGCGGGAAACAGTCATGCGCGTTGCGGCCGGCGCAATCGCGCGCAAGTATCTTGCCTCGCAGTACTCGATCAGCATCGCGGGTTTCCTGGCGCAGATCGGACCTCTGGTGCTCGATCCGGTTGATCTTGGCAGCGTCGACGACAACCCGTTTTTTTGCGCCGATCCTGCGCGCGTTGACGAACTGGAAAAATTCATGGACGCGTTACGCAAATCAGGCGACTCGATCGGCGCTCGCGTAAACGTAGTCGCGCGTGGTGTGCCAGCCGGGTTGGGTGAACCGGTATTCGACAAACTCGATGCGGATATTGCCCGCGCAATGATGGGAATAAATGCGGTCAAGGGAGTCGAAATCGGCGCCGGCTTCCGCAGTGTGGAACAGAAGGGCACCGAACATCGCGATGAGATTCATCCGGACGGCTTTGCCAGCAACCATGCCGGCGGGACGCTTGGCGGTATCTCCAGCGGCCAGGACATCCTGGTGAGCATGGCGTTGAAGCCGACCTCAAGCCTGCGCCTGCCGTGCGCCAGCATCGACGTGGAAGGAAACCCCGTGGAAGTCGTGACCACTGGCAGGCACGATCCCTGTGTCGGCCTGCGCGCCACGCCCATTGCGGAGGCCATGCTGGCCCTGGTCCTGATGGACCACATTCTGCGTCATCGGGCCCAGAATGCGGGGGTCATCAGCCCCACGCCGACGATTCCGGCCGGTTCCGGACCGTATTAA